A genome region from Penaeus chinensis breed Huanghai No. 1 chromosome 22, ASM1920278v2, whole genome shotgun sequence includes the following:
- the LOC125037017 gene encoding neurogenic differentiation factor 1-like — protein MLLCPDQQQTRVDLSMGILSQWDKDSLQRILTGHETWLYQYDPEYGSGSVGGSGKKVRRRVPTLAQRRAANVRERRRMFNLNEAFDKLRRKVPTFAYEKRLSRIETLRLAITYISFMTELLASEHDDVAAAATASANSGSPATGTRGTPHRVPAPPPPVPTRHHEYTELTLVKRCPPYPTQLTGTLRLVYCWRAEEALVALQVTSKVSAARASGLQARPLLQGPPD, from the exons atgCTGCtgtgcccagatcagcagcaaacaagggtagatctttctaTGGGAATTTTGAGCCAGTGGGATAAGGACTCTCTGCAGAGAATTTTGACTGGgcatgaaacatggctctaccagtatgatCCCGA GTACGGCAGCGGCAGCGTGGGCGGCAGCGGGAAGAAGGTGAGGCGGAGAGTGCCCACCCTGGCCCAGCGGAGGGCGGCCAACGTCAGGGAGAGGCGCCGCATGTTCAACCTGAACGAGGCTTTCGACAAACTCCGACGGAAG GTGCCCACCTTCGCCTACGAGAAGCGGCTCTCGCGCATCGAGACCCTGCGTCTGGCCATCACCTACATCTCCTTCATGACGGAGCTGCTCGCATCGGAGCACGAtgacgtcgccgccgccgccacggccTCGGCCAACTCGGGTTCCCCCGCGACAGGAACCCGCGGGACACCCCACCGGGTCCCCGCGCCGCCCCCGCCCGTGCCCACGCGCCATCACGAATACACGGAGCTCACCCTGGTCAAGCGCTGCCCCCCGTACCCCACGCAGCTCACCGGCAC CCTAAGGCTGGTCTACTGCTGGCGTGCTGAGGAGGCGCTCGTCGCCCTCCAGGTTACAAGCAAGGTCTCTGCTGCAAGAGCCTCCGGATTACAAGCAAGGCCTCTGTTACAAGGGCCTCCGGATTAA